The Carassius auratus strain Wakin unplaced genomic scaffold, ASM336829v1 scaf_tig00011697, whole genome shotgun sequence genome includes a region encoding these proteins:
- the LOC113073247 gene encoding basement membrane-specific heparan sulfate proteoglycan core protein-like has translation MAASSTPTPKRAANTLLDYFEMLSVLISNFHTGHTQEAPKPRLTVDDKPSQIFRGDTVRLECLINGNFWTYKLQCGDKPHNSKLDEFKITVELTQSCKCKACRESFCSEWSNAVTLTVSDDPIVTVKPQSSVFTGDTVTLICDVRRSTARKIYWFKDFKRIKNGSETETLSLSLREVRVSDGGRYACTGNRKTTQSQGVELTVRERPKPVVRVQPDGRVSRGQTVTLSCDIQQTDVINWSYSWNKDDSEIHVSQSQEYRISSVNESHTGDYSCTGRETGGSRYSHTSDKVTLTVSGSEAPLLLLSALKLLSFLLAASLYLLVSIILGVKCYRAHAESNEVSQYTVTK, from the exons atggctgccagctcaacACCAACGCCCAAGAGGGCCGCTAATACCCTTCTCGACTACTTCGAGATGCTATCGG tgCTTATTTCAAACTTCCACACTGGACACACTCAAG AGGCACCTAAACCTCGTCTGACTGTTGATGATAAACCATCACAGATATTCAGAGGAGATACTGTCAGACTCGAATGTCTCATAAATGGGAATTTCTGGACATACAAATTGCAGTGTGGAGATAAACCGCACAACTCTAAATTGGATGAGTTCAAGATCACTGTAGAGCTCACACAGTCCTGCAAGTGTAAAGCCTGCAGAGAATCATTCTGCTCTGAATGGAGTAATGCTGTGACTCTGACTGTTTCAG ATGATCCCATTGTAACTGTAAAGCCCCAGAGTTCAGTGTTCACTGGAGACACAGTTACTCTGATCTGTGATGTGAGACGGTCAACTGCACGGAAAATATACTGGTTCAAAGACTTTAAGAGAATAAAAAATGGTTCTGAAacagaaactctctctctctctctgagagaaGTGAGAGTCTCTGATGGAGGAAGATATGCGTGTACTGGAAATAGAAAGACCACACAAAGCCAAGGAGTCGAGCTAACAGTAAGAG AGAGACCCAAGCCTGTAGTGCGTGTCCAGCCTGATGGACGTGTGTCCAGAGGACAGACAGTCACTCTCTCGTGTGACATACAGCAGACAGACGTCATCAACTGGAGCTACAGCTGGAATAAAGATGATTCAGAGATTCATGTCAGTCAGTCTCAGGAATACCGAATCAGTTCTGTTAATGAATCTCACACAGGTGATTACAGCTGCACTGGAAGAGAAACAGGAGGATCACGATACTCACACACCAGTGATAAAGTTACACTCACTGTATCAG GTTCTGAAGCCCCATTGCTGCTTCTCTCAGCTCTCAAACTGCTCAGTTTTCTGCTGGCAGCTTCTCTATATCTGCTAGTGTCCATCATTCTGGGAGTCAAGTGCTACAGAGCTCATG CTGAATCAAATGAGGTCAGTCAATATACTGTTACAAAGTGA